One window of Acropora palmata chromosome 1, jaAcrPala1.3, whole genome shotgun sequence genomic DNA carries:
- the LOC141878267 gene encoding uncharacterized protein LOC141878267 encodes MEAPTGSDALASKQVHVTVASEAINWKNVVNKQLLTGLAENPRLKLTGFVTGLTPEQKSYARSLGIELVDTDERDELYDFSNSELLSYPPESLKIDIFLIHSYESGLGKQAQLVRKHRRNCKWVQVVHTISEELLPFLESPEEYKDEHKRKIGLCEKADLVIAVGPKVYEAYKRALSASRNDEKLILFVPGIIEELSNIYQVHENSNFENFVVLVSGSTLHFKVKGFDIAAKAFSLLEKSYHLMVVLRSTETPEKEEKIKQSLLELGIDCCQLKVRKPESHLDWQGLLREVDLLIKPSRTEGFGMSGLRAISARLPVLVRDQCGLGTILSRLPTGNNCLVTSDDPDVWADKIREMRGMDPRDRHSQAEKLQEEYANQFKLKEQCDELVNAFVGLVQRREGDTQHITQGAGSNESVENARKKVDTTVLSNKSKQSRTQYVAGCDVVDAGMKAPLEKVPVCRLNKKVTEIPLKVYAQVCVKLNLKRELRFDDFRMLAEKIGLTKEEIVIIGQYYSDPTDEILKTWSSKNEATVGNLIELLKEPNFDRQDVEQILQDWVNEV; translated from the exons ATGGAAGCACCGACAG GTTCAGATGCACTAGCAAGCAAACAAGTACATGTCACGGTGGCATCTGAAGCCATTAACTGGAAGAATGTGGTCAATAAGCAGTTACTCACCGGACTGGCCGAGAACCCTAGACTGAAATTAACTGGATTTGTTACTGGCCTTACGCCGGAACAGAAAAGCTATGCAAGAAGTTTAGGAATTGAACTTGTTGACACAGATGAAAGGGATGAACTTTATGATTTCTCGAATTCAGAGCTTCTTTCTTATCCACCAGAGAGTCTTaaaattgacatttttttaattcactcATATGAATCTGGCCTCGGGAAACAAGCTCAACTTGTAAGGAAACACCGCAGAAATTGCAAGTGGGTTCAGGTTGTACACACGATCAGTGAAGAACTTCTGCCATTTTTAGAAAGCCCTGAAGAATACAAGGACGAGCACAAACGTAAGATTGGCTTGTGCGAAAAGGCCGATCTTGTCATAGCAGTTGGTCCTAAAGTATATGAAGCATACAAGCGGGCCTTGTCAGCATCAAGGAATGATGAAAAACTGATTCTGTTTGTTCCAGGAATTATTGAAGAACTGAGCAACATTTATCAAGTGCATGAAAATAgcaactttgaaaattttgttgtgCTTGTCAGTGGTTCGACCCTTCACTTCAAAGTCAAGGGATTTGACATTGCTGCAAAGGCTTTCAGTTTGCTGGAAAAATCTTACCACCTAATGGTTGTTTTGAGATCCACTGAAACACctgagaaagaagaaaaaataaaacagtcaTTACTAGAACTGGGCATTGACTGTTGTCAACTGAAGGTAAGGAAACCCGAAAGCCATTTAGACTGGCAGGGACTGCTACGTGAAGTCGATCTGCTCATAAAACCCTCAAGAACTGAGGGGTTTGGAATGAGCGGTCTTCGCGCAATATCAGCTCGCCTTCCCGTTCTTGTTCGTGATCAATGTGGACTTGGAACTATACTATCAAGACTACCGACAGGGAATAACTGTTTGGTGACATCAGATGACCCAGACGTTTGGGCAGACAAGATAAGGGAGATGCGTGGAATGGACCCTCGTGACCGTCACTCCCAAGCAGAGAAACTCCAAGAGGAATATGCAAATCAATTCAAGCTGAAAGAGCAATGTGACGAGCTTGTGAATGCGTTTGTTGGTTTGGTCCAACGCAGAGAGG GTGACACACAACACATAACACAGGGGGCAGGATCCAATGAAAGTGTTGAAAACGCAAGAAAGAAAGTTGACACCACAGTTTTAAGTAACAAGAGTAAGCAAAGTCGAACACAATATGTTGCAGGATGTGATGTTGTGGATGCAGGAATGAAAGCACCTCTGGAAAAGGTCCCCGTATGTCGTCTTAATAAGAAAGTCACTGAGATACCCTTGAAAGTATACGCACAAGTCTGTGTAAAGCTGAATTTAAAAAGAGAGCTACGATTTGATGACTTCAGAATGCTAGCAGAGAAAATTGGATTAACCAAGGAGGAAATAGTAATCATAGGCCAGTATTATTCAGATCCCACTGATGAAATTCTTAAGACATGGTCATCAAAGAATGAAGCTACGGTAGGAAATTTGATTGAATTGTTGAAGGAGCCCAACTTTGACAGACAAGATGTGGAGCAGATACTTCAGGACTGGGTTAATGAAGTCTAA